In Scatophagus argus isolate fScaArg1 chromosome 14, fScaArg1.pri, whole genome shotgun sequence, the following proteins share a genomic window:
- the LOC124071008 gene encoding reticulon-4 receptor-like 1 encodes MFRRGYGGVELLLVLCGLDLSLPCPRHCICYTSPSTVSCQAHNFHEVPEGIPAQSERVFLQNNKIQRLLRGHFSPTTTMLWLYSNNISYIQPSTFHGFDRLEELDLGDNRHLKAIASDTFLGLGRLHALHLYHCGLISLPPGIFAGLHNLQYLYLQDNQLEFLEDDLFIDLLNLSHLFLHGNRLWSLRQNTFRGLGVLDRLLLHQNRIQWVDRQAFHDLRRLTTLYLFNNSLTELSGASLTLLPALEYLRLNDNPWECDCKALSLWDWLRRFRGSTSSLMCVSPPELVGKDLKMVKKEELPSCLSSEDHARGAPGGEMEHGESLNHLNRHRTHHNHHQRPYLPHGDQHNSPSPSPLPRPPKGGRRNCTRRGRKAKGGLNEVQVLQEEVEKDYTPDGGKYDLSATARRKNKCIPRTSVGPPSGVQRANNKAQSHLADYIFCLPSALLLSLISVILR; translated from the exons GTTATGGCGGGGTGGAGTTACTCTTGGTGCTGTGTGGCCTGGATCTCTCTCTGCCGTGCCCTCGCCACTGCATCTGCTACACGTCACCTAGCACCGTCTCCTGCCAGGCCCACAACTTCCATGAGGTGCCCGAGGGCATCCCTGCCCAGAGCGAGCGTGTCTTCCTGCAGAACAACAAGATTCAGCGGCTGCTTCGCGGCCACTTCTcgcccaccaccaccatgctgTGGCTTTACTCCAACAATATTTCCTACATACAACCGTCCACCTTCCATGGCTTTGACCGCCTGGAGGAGCTCGACCTTGGGGACAACCGGCACCTGAAGGCTATTGCTTCAGATACCTTCCTGGGTCTGGGTAGGCTACACGCCCTGCATCTATACCATTGTGGCCTGATCAGCCTGCCTCCAGGGATCTTTGCGGGCCTCCATAATCTTCAGTATCTCTACCTACAG GACAACCAGTTAGAGTTCCTGGAAGATGATCTGTTCATCGACCTGCTGAATCTCAGTCATCTCTTCCTGCATGGCAATCGACTGTGGAGCCTTCGCCAAAACACCTTCCGTGGTCTGGGGGTATTAGACCGCCTACTTCTCCACCAGAACCGAATCCAGTGGGTTGACCGCCAGGCATTCCATGACCTGCGGCGCCTCACCACCCTTTACCTGTTTAATAACTCCCTGACTGAGTTATCTGGTGCCAGCCTGACTCTACTGCCTGCTCTGGAGTACCTACGACTTAACGACAACCCCTGGGAGTGTGACTGCAAGGCCCTGTCACTTTGGGATTGGCTACGTAGGTTCAGAGGCTCTACCTCCTCACTCATGTGTGTTTCACCACCAGAGTTGGTGGGGAAGGACCTGAAAATGGTGAAGAAAGAGGAGCTGCCCAGTTGCTTGTCAAGCGAGGATCATGCACGTGGTGCCCCCGGTGGGGAGATGGAGCATGGGGAGTCCTTGAATCACCTGAATCGTCACAGAACCCATCACAACCACCATCAGCGGCCGTACTTGCCCCATGGGGACCAGCACAACTCGCCTTCACCCTCACCTCTACCACGGCCGCCTAAGGGAGGCCGCAGAAACTGTACTCGACGGGGCCGCAAGGCGAAAGGGGGGCTCAATGAGGTGCAGGTACTACAGGAGGAGGTTGAGAAGGACTATACTCCAGATGGAGGTAAATATGACCTATCTGCAACTGCAAGAAGGAAGAACAAATGCATCCCCAGAACTTCTGTTGGCCCACCAAGTGGGGTCCAGAGAGCCAATAATAAAGCACAGTCACACCTTGCagattatattttctgtttaccatcagctctgctgctctccctcaTCTCTGTGATCCTACGCTGA